Proteins encoded by one window of Marixanthomonas sp. SCSIO 43207:
- a CDS encoding DUF3667 domain-containing protein — protein sequence MKKTNCINCGTDFEGSFCFNCGQIYSANKRLAFSTIVRDFFDNTFNIHKGFFFTFWKLIVKPSDVARSYIQGKRKTYTNPTRYLVIALAALATMQYWTHMNEVIHSDNFEGYPFLSKELNNSARQWDLRLLTDWTLLGNLIEALVFPLGFYWLFKKLKFNFSELLVLSFYLISNSIFITILFVGFPEFITQYHTPTFFVVGIIIAYYMYALLTFFKEVAVLKRILFILLGIGVFFIIRFLLIPIILAILFPL from the coding sequence ATGAAAAAAACCAATTGTATTAACTGTGGAACTGATTTTGAAGGAAGCTTTTGTTTCAATTGCGGTCAAATATATTCGGCTAACAAACGATTGGCATTTTCAACTATTGTAAGAGACTTCTTTGATAATACCTTCAATATTCACAAAGGTTTTTTTTTCACCTTTTGGAAATTAATTGTCAAACCAAGCGACGTTGCTAGATCGTATATTCAAGGAAAACGTAAAACATATACCAATCCAACACGGTATTTGGTAATCGCATTGGCTGCATTAGCTACTATGCAGTACTGGACTCATATGAATGAAGTTATACACAGTGATAACTTTGAAGGGTATCCCTTTTTGTCAAAAGAACTCAACAATTCTGCTCGGCAATGGGACTTGAGACTATTAACCGACTGGACCTTACTGGGTAATCTAATAGAAGCATTGGTTTTTCCGTTGGGCTTTTATTGGTTATTTAAAAAATTAAAGTTCAACTTTTCTGAATTACTGGTCTTGAGTTTTTATCTGATTTCAAATTCTATATTTATTACCATCCTATTTGTTGGGTTTCCAGAATTTATAACACAGTATCATACGCCCACATTTTTTGTTGTGGGTATCATTATAGCCTATTATATGTATGCATTACTTACCTTCTTTAAAGAAGTTGCTGTACTGAAAAGAATACTCTTTATACTACTAGGAATTGGTGTCTTTTTTATAATTCGGTTTTTGTTAATACCTATTATACTTGCTATTCTATTTCCGCTATAA
- a CDS encoding energy transducer TonB, whose protein sequence is MNKKLLFIFTVLISSIAIAQHDFTKVSDSLQSLNSERIDKAVKQLGLKPGETVKIFAMFSVDTDGSIVDVKARSVHPAFEEEAIRVIQELPAMNPSIVNGEAVKQRYSLPILFMIETEQERKRRERKEARKRKRKQNTKNN, encoded by the coding sequence ATGAATAAAAAACTCCTTTTCATCTTCACTGTGCTAATTAGTAGCATTGCTATTGCACAACACGATTTTACAAAAGTATCAGACTCCTTACAAAGTTTAAATTCTGAAAGGATAGATAAAGCAGTAAAACAACTAGGTTTAAAACCCGGAGAGACGGTGAAGATATTCGCGATGTTTTCGGTAGATACCGATGGAAGTATTGTGGACGTAAAAGCACGGTCTGTTCACCCTGCTTTTGAAGAAGAAGCAATACGAGTTATACAAGAACTTCCCGCTATGAATCCTTCAATAGTAAACGGAGAGGCAGTTAAACAGCGATACTCGTTACCCATTCTTTTCATGATTGAAACTGAACAAGAACGAAAACGACGAGAACGGAAAGAAGCTAGAAAAAGGAAACGGAAGCAAAACACGAAAAATAATTAG
- a CDS encoding DUF1566 domain-containing protein, producing MKQIILILLAISSITCFAQVGINTTEPSTTLQVEGNAMTTTTPDGVQPPSITLQQLDAKVAVYNAEQDGAILYVNDVSVASTTSETEDINLIGYYFYNASDDKWIALGNDNSSSSSYSVGDFAHGGVVFWVDETGKHGLVCAKEDQSSGVRWYAGTFGNTQAKGDGPYAGKANTNIIISSQVAIGDDNVTYAARICNELQITEGGKTYGDWYLPSREELNIMYQNKAIIEATSTANSGSNFNSTNYWSSTEPNANSAFRQNLSSGFQTNSLKNNTNGVRAIRAF from the coding sequence ATGAAACAGATTATACTCATACTGCTAGCTATAAGCAGTATAACATGCTTTGCCCAAGTAGGTATTAATACTACAGAGCCTAGCACTACTTTACAGGTTGAAGGTAATGCAATGACAACTACAACACCTGATGGTGTTCAGCCTCCTTCTATAACGTTACAACAATTAGATGCTAAAGTTGCAGTTTATAATGCAGAACAAGACGGAGCAATATTATACGTTAATGATGTTTCTGTAGCTTCAACAACATCTGAAACTGAAGACATTAACTTAATAGGATATTATTTTTATAATGCTTCTGATGATAAATGGATTGCTTTAGGAAATGATAATTCATCAAGTTCATCTTATTCTGTAGGTGATTTTGCTCATGGTGGTGTAGTGTTTTGGGTGGATGAAACCGGGAAACACGGGCTTGTATGTGCAAAAGAAGATCAAAGTTCAGGGGTAAGATGGTATGCAGGAACTTTTGGAAACACTCAAGCCAAAGGCGATGGTCCCTATGCTGGTAAAGCTAACACTAACATTATTATTTCTTCTCAAGTTGCCATAGGGGATGACAATGTTACATATGCCGCACGTATCTGTAATGAACTACAAATCACAGAAGGTGGCAAAACCTACGGTGATTGGTATTTACCTTCAAGAGAAGAACTTAACATAATGTATCAGAACAAAGCTATTATTGAAGCTACTTCAACAGCAAATTCAGGTAGTAACTTCAACAGTACGAATTATTGGAGTTCAACCGAACCCAACGCTAATTCGGCTTTCAGACAAAACTTATCTAGTGGTTTCCAAACAAACTCGCTTAAGAACAATACAAATGGAGTTCGGGCAATTCGGGCTTTCTAA
- a CDS encoding SulP family inorganic anion transporter, whose translation MPKKLFDFSNIKGDFTGGLVAGVVALPLALAFGVQSGMGATAGLYGAIMVGIFAALFGGTQTQASGPTGPMTVVSAALVTAAIGMTGSLESAMGIILLSFLLGGVLQIVFGLINIAGYVKYFPYSVVSGFMSGVGLIIIILQLFPFVGLSSAKSTTAVIQDLPRLFSDFNGYALALGVLTVIVYYVFPLITKAIPSALVALIVAAVTGYLLGWDVPIIGDIPSGIPELKIDALFGGIPAESYTLILEYAAVLAVLGSIDSLLTSVIADNMTKTKHNSNRELIGQGIGNMLAAFVGGIPGAGATKGTVVNINAGGKTRLSGMTHGLFLLAVLLGLGSLASYIPLSVLAGLLIPIGFKIIDTKGLKHLLRVPKADAVVLVLVLLVTTFGSLIQAVGLGVALACILFMKKASDLGEKGIVVETLEDLNDEKPWEDELPYYDVYKDKILIKHLKGPLFFGFTAHLKNQIAAIETKIEVLIIRMDQVPLVDQSGLYALEDIVLDLEQKGVEVFFVGLQEQPMDKLRSIDIIPDLVSEEHHFQTIQEAFIALKPILKKE comes from the coding sequence ATGCCTAAAAAGTTATTTGATTTCAGCAATATTAAAGGAGATTTTACCGGTGGTCTCGTAGCAGGAGTTGTTGCGTTACCCCTAGCACTTGCGTTTGGTGTTCAATCCGGAATGGGTGCTACGGCAGGTCTCTACGGTGCCATAATGGTAGGAATATTTGCTGCGCTTTTTGGTGGTACGCAAACACAAGCCAGTGGACCTACAGGTCCTATGACCGTAGTATCTGCTGCATTGGTAACAGCTGCCATTGGTATGACAGGTAGCCTGGAGTCTGCAATGGGTATTATTCTGTTAAGTTTTTTACTTGGTGGTGTGCTACAGATTGTGTTTGGACTTATTAATATTGCAGGATATGTTAAGTATTTCCCGTATTCGGTAGTATCTGGCTTTATGAGTGGGGTAGGGTTAATTATTATTATATTACAGTTGTTCCCTTTTGTAGGATTATCATCTGCAAAGTCTACTACGGCGGTGATTCAAGACCTTCCAAGACTTTTTTCAGACTTTAATGGGTATGCACTTGCATTGGGTGTATTAACTGTTATTGTGTATTATGTATTTCCATTAATTACCAAGGCTATTCCAAGTGCTTTGGTAGCGTTGATAGTAGCTGCAGTTACTGGTTATCTTTTAGGATGGGATGTGCCAATTATTGGTGATATTCCTTCCGGTATTCCTGAATTAAAGATTGATGCACTATTTGGTGGTATTCCGGCAGAATCCTACACGTTGATTCTAGAATATGCAGCTGTATTGGCTGTGTTAGGAAGTATAGATTCGTTGCTAACATCTGTAATTGCAGATAATATGACCAAAACAAAACACAATAGTAATAGGGAGTTAATAGGTCAAGGTATTGGTAATATGCTGGCAGCATTTGTGGGCGGAATACCCGGTGCCGGAGCAACTAAAGGTACGGTGGTTAATATTAATGCCGGTGGTAAAACACGTCTTTCAGGAATGACACACGGATTGTTTTTATTGGCAGTTCTATTAGGATTAGGATCGCTAGCATCTTATATTCCTCTTTCTGTATTGGCCGGATTACTTATTCCTATTGGTTTTAAGATAATTGATACCAAAGGGTTAAAGCACTTATTGCGTGTACCAAAGGCAGACGCAGTGGTATTGGTATTGGTTCTACTGGTTACTACATTTGGTAGTTTAATTCAAGCAGTAGGATTGGGAGTAGCATTGGCTTGTATATTATTTATGAAAAAGGCAAGTGATCTTGGTGAAAAAGGGATAGTTGTAGAGACTCTTGAAGACTTAAATGATGAAAAACCTTGGGAAGATGAATTGCCTTATTACGATGTGTATAAAGACAAAATACTAATCAAACATTTAAAAGGTCCTCTGTTTTTTGGATTTACAGCTCATTTAAAAAACCAAATAGCTGCCATTGAAACAAAAATTGAAGTGTTGATTATTAGAATGGATCAAGTTCCATTAGTAGATCAATCAGGGTTGTATGCCTTAGAAGATATTGTATTAGATTTGGAACAAAAAGGGGTAGAGGTATTTTTTGTTGGTTTACAAGAACAACCTATGGATAAGTTACGATCGATCGATATTATACCCGATTTAGTTTCAGAAGAACACCACTTCCAAACTATTCAAGAGGCATTTATAGCTTTAAAACCAATCCTTAAAAAGGAATAG
- a CDS encoding PAS domain-containing protein, with amino-acid sequence MKNLSEMTGLDMYLSGLHDDEYSTIYNQLEPSTNNSVPLLSWGLYTEHYHQVLQAAKKKNEMQEVMQMAKKYNWKNDIKTVFSEHEYEALILTDSRQRIIWVNDGFSTMTGYSKKFAVHKTPGFLQGANTSATQKRTIKNKLTTNKPFVEVLVNYRKDKTPYLCEVKIIPLYTNTTTHYLAFEREVG; translated from the coding sequence ATGAAAAACCTTTCAGAAATGACCGGCTTAGATATGTATCTTTCCGGATTACACGATGATGAGTATTCAACTATTTACAACCAATTAGAACCTTCTACAAACAACTCGGTGCCGTTACTCAGTTGGGGATTGTATACCGAGCATTATCACCAGGTTTTACAGGCAGCCAAAAAGAAAAATGAAATGCAAGAAGTGATGCAAATGGCAAAAAAATACAATTGGAAAAATGATATAAAAACTGTTTTTTCTGAACATGAGTACGAAGCTCTTATACTTACTGATAGCCGCCAACGCATTATCTGGGTAAATGACGGTTTTTCTACAATGACCGGATATTCTAAAAAGTTTGCAGTACACAAAACACCTGGTTTTTTACAAGGAGCCAATACAAGTGCTACTCAAAAAAGAACAATTAAAAATAAACTTACAACCAATAAACCTTTTGTAGAGGTACTTGTAAACTATCGAAAAGATAAAACACCCTATCTGTGTGAAGTAAAAATCATTCCATTGTATACCAATACAACCACTCATTACCTAGCTTTTGAAAGAGAAGTGGGGTAG
- a CDS encoding multidrug efflux SMR transporter: MNWIVLIIAGLFEVAFAFCLGKAKMATGTEMYAWYAGFIVTLAISMILLVKVTQSLPIGTAYAVWTGIGAVGTVLIGIFVFKEPATFLRLLFIATLILSIIGLKVVSN, encoded by the coding sequence ATGAACTGGATAGTATTAATAATTGCCGGCCTCTTTGAAGTTGCTTTCGCCTTTTGCTTAGGGAAAGCCAAAATGGCTACCGGCACCGAAATGTATGCGTGGTATGCTGGTTTTATAGTTACTTTAGCAATAAGTATGATACTATTAGTTAAAGTTACTCAAAGTTTACCTATTGGTACTGCCTATGCCGTTTGGACCGGAATAGGTGCAGTTGGCACAGTTCTTATAGGAATCTTTGTATTTAAAGAACCCGCTACCTTTTTACGACTACTATTTATTGCAACCTTAATTTTATCCATTATTGGGTTAAAGGTTGTTTCAAATTAA
- a CDS encoding SLATT domain-containing protein, whose product MESQHAIEANLLTKWLRRVKRKQLAHRLAAKRKGNYHLLIGVPATVLAAVTGLFAFSASGVEDKYFIIGALSILVSILTSLQTFLKFEIKAKNHQDADVGYGQIRHDIEEVLTFINAMDKKEIKAKCEKIRLKIENVNNHSPLIPETIWNKARRFSKGDLVIETN is encoded by the coding sequence ATGGAATCACAGCATGCAATAGAGGCAAACCTTCTTACCAAATGGTTAAGAAGGGTAAAGCGAAAACAACTGGCTCACCGGTTAGCCGCTAAGAGAAAAGGAAACTATCATTTATTAATAGGTGTACCGGCAACCGTTCTAGCTGCTGTTACCGGTTTGTTTGCATTCTCTGCATCAGGAGTTGAGGATAAGTATTTTATCATAGGAGCCTTGAGTATTTTAGTATCTATCCTTACTTCTTTACAAACGTTTTTAAAGTTTGAAATAAAAGCCAAAAACCATCAAGATGCAGATGTAGGCTATGGGCAAATACGGCATGATATTGAAGAAGTACTTACCTTTATAAATGCGATGGATAAAAAAGAAATTAAAGCAAAGTGTGAAAAAATTAGATTGAAAATAGAAAACGTAAACAACCATTCTCCCTTAATACCGGAAACAATATGGAATAAAGCCAGACGGTTTTCAAAAGGGGATTTAGTTATAGAAACCAATTAA
- a CDS encoding M23 family metallopeptidase, giving the protein MLVPYLKIVCVFFFICFAACKGDDASTQRQSFFIALPTDPVKVTNTEGDWLVYELHIKAPSISKAELYQGSTLLQTYTDFITKDDLHLASIWLPYPESGWNTQQIKHTFYYTDTNGSEKVETFTLPINSNYPASKTITFPVPEGIWLAEGAPGSTSYHTRAIFPYPEPQYDTTQEGYLIGNNPQRYAIDYARIEEGLPYKNEGTSLEDWYCYNQPVTAVESGTVLFTKNTIPDHQTPGEYDYDITTENVTGNVVYIEHADGTISTYCHLIPNSVTVTVGDVVATGDEVGRLGNSGNSSAPHLHMHLLTNPEGKSIEAYEDGLYFESLPYVFPQFKKLGQLPPGYLDVPPLSPFSPSEDTDFTQKLPSESDVIQF; this is encoded by the coding sequence ATGCTTGTACCCTATTTAAAAATAGTTTGTGTGTTCTTTTTTATCTGTTTTGCTGCTTGCAAAGGCGATGATGCTAGCACACAAAGACAATCTTTTTTTATTGCATTACCTACAGACCCTGTTAAAGTAACCAACACAGAAGGTGATTGGTTGGTGTATGAATTACACATCAAGGCTCCTTCGATATCTAAAGCAGAACTATATCAAGGTTCAACTTTATTACAAACCTATACCGATTTTATTACTAAAGACGATTTACACTTAGCTAGCATTTGGTTGCCATATCCTGAATCTGGTTGGAATACCCAACAAATAAAGCACACGTTTTATTATACCGATACTAACGGATCTGAAAAGGTTGAAACATTTACCCTACCAATCAACTCAAACTATCCTGCTAGTAAAACCATTACCTTTCCCGTTCCCGAAGGTATTTGGTTGGCTGAAGGAGCTCCCGGGAGTACCTCCTATCATACTCGAGCTATTTTTCCTTATCCCGAACCACAATATGATACCACTCAAGAAGGTTATTTGATTGGTAACAATCCCCAACGCTACGCCATAGATTATGCGCGTATTGAAGAAGGACTTCCTTATAAAAATGAAGGAACCTCACTAGAAGATTGGTACTGTTATAATCAACCCGTAACTGCTGTAGAAAGTGGTACCGTTTTATTTACTAAAAATACAATCCCCGATCATCAAACCCCCGGCGAATATGATTATGATATTACTACTGAAAATGTAACCGGAAATGTTGTGTATATAGAACACGCTGATGGCACCATTAGCACCTATTGCCACCTTATCCCAAATTCGGTTACTGTAACGGTTGGTGATGTGGTTGCTACCGGAGATGAAGTAGGTCGCTTGGGTAATTCAGGAAACTCATCTGCGCCGCATTTACATATGCATTTGCTTACCAATCCTGAAGGTAAATCTATTGAAGCCTATGAGGACGGACTCTACTTTGAAAGTCTTCCATATGTGTTTCCTCAGTTTAAAAAGTTAGGGCAATTACCTCCGGGATATTTAGACGTTCCGCCGTTATCCCCTTTTTCACCTTCAGAAGATACTGATTTTACTCAAAAGCTTCCGTCAGAAAGTGATGTGATTCAGTTTTAA
- a CDS encoding DoxX family protein has protein sequence MNVVTKLDQFHARAKQNQWLKYFAIFNRLALAAGFIPAGIVKLMDERFANGLSELHPMGAYLVALHHTGYYYTFIGVVQLLAAVLLLIPRTVALGAVIYFPIILNICILSFAVRFDGSLFTAPLMVLANVYLLCWHYDRLKYLLPFKQTAFISSEKVPVKKTTNRVPWKFFTGVFLVTVLIVFSTSHMYKIMPKNTYTQCMSQFKNTNRLTAGKNFCDCVHKQGNPLNSCIEIYENSEND, from the coding sequence ATGAATGTAGTCACCAAGCTGGATCAATTTCATGCAAGAGCTAAACAAAACCAATGGCTCAAGTATTTTGCTATCTTCAATCGGTTAGCATTGGCAGCAGGGTTTATTCCCGCAGGTATTGTAAAATTGATGGATGAGCGTTTTGCTAACGGTCTTTCTGAATTACACCCAATGGGAGCGTATTTGGTGGCATTACATCATACGGGGTATTATTATACCTTTATAGGTGTTGTACAACTACTGGCTGCAGTATTATTATTGATTCCTAGAACTGTTGCATTGGGAGCAGTTATATACTTTCCTATTATTTTAAATATCTGTATACTAAGTTTTGCTGTACGTTTTGATGGTTCTTTATTTACAGCTCCGCTTATGGTTTTGGCAAATGTTTACCTACTTTGTTGGCATTATGATAGATTGAAATATTTACTTCCATTCAAACAAACAGCATTTATTTCTTCAGAAAAGGTACCAGTGAAGAAAACTACAAACCGAGTACCTTGGAAGTTTTTCACAGGCGTATTTCTAGTAACTGTACTTATTGTTTTTAGCACATCACATATGTATAAGATTATGCCCAAAAACACGTATACTCAATGTATGTCACAGTTTAAAAATACCAATCGACTAACAGCTGGAAAAAACTTTTGTGATTGCGTACATAAGCAAGGAAATCCCTTAAATTCTTGCATAGAGATCTATGAAAATTCAGAAAATGATTAA
- a CDS encoding GNAT family N-acetyltransferase, with protein MNYKTFETERLLLQPTSVKDAPMIYNLLNTPKWLQYIGDRNIKTVTEAKKYIEKRMLPQLHRLGYGNYTVIRKGDKQKIGSCGLYDREGVEGVDIGFAFLPQYEQKGYAFEAASCILDAAFYEFNIQTVQGYTTKQNYGSQKLLEKLGLLKKGTVTLPDDDEELLLYKIEKVQD; from the coding sequence ATGAATTATAAAACCTTTGAAACCGAGCGATTGCTATTGCAGCCTACTTCTGTAAAGGATGCTCCCATGATATACAATTTGCTCAACACCCCAAAATGGTTACAATACATTGGAGATCGTAATATTAAAACAGTTACAGAAGCCAAAAAGTATATTGAAAAAAGAATGCTGCCACAATTGCACCGATTGGGATATGGAAACTATACCGTGATACGGAAAGGTGATAAACAGAAGATAGGTTCGTGTGGGTTATACGATAGGGAAGGAGTAGAAGGAGTAGACATTGGTTTTGCCTTTTTACCTCAATACGAACAAAAAGGATATGCCTTTGAAGCTGCTAGTTGTATACTTGACGCAGCATTTTATGAGTTTAATATTCAAACGGTACAAGGATATACTACAAAACAAAATTACGGTTCGCAAAAACTATTGGAAAAACTCGGACTACTAAAAAAAGGGACCGTAACACTACCCGACGATGACGAAGAACTTTTGTTGTACAAGATAGAAAAGGTACAAGACTAA
- a CDS encoding M48 family metallopeptidase, producing the protein MTKAKQNMSAGDSGLTCGNVAEFYAKLCQCKTKPLKKAEASNLKKQLEAIKTSYNDYGVYCKDFGKITDYVPDCLVQSNQQGSGDDDLLKALTSLADNGNASSAVSGSADCNFAARDKFGSTSFSNSGAEHAANQYEGYRCHCINGTAQKQFDGSAFSVKQLKNLRQNYYNVKGPSDPGLSPLPSKCADSPRGGSSSGKVGPKPIARQNIGEIVTGNQLSRDLTDFMGSLASESSNPGIKALAEEMQQNSATIDQIRADASIFGPMDETTDQMLNMGENVMQAIAIGKAIFGVNKSKKPELTAAQKQLRSSMGSLSRKIRMIYDEVTAIPYYYEANQETLQELNKLEQRLLEYEYATASARLIYLEYIVFDGFPTQTEMATIKSTINTMPIEQVLKRIETIQNQYNTDDMPHMANASEGLAGTFDKINMYKARCYAALGMKDKAEQIRKNLTYNVAINDAIKLTQESFKNKDYYSTAQYASLVQDHFQNETVVRTIYPDLISLTYNFDGIRRFEIGYLAALGVIANIKTNQITQADQALKGLKRMHTTFEETYEYYRDEVSKRKKMNLSDEEFRLEVLRSKAMLNVANAHLAAKKGNPQEALSLIIEAKKLYDEAPELAIQKFDAWFLYQKLEILMTLQKFEEAKDVIRDLKQNHAINAIAGVTNYDSNNLGYFNAYIRFKKEDYKGALFALKILKKQQPTNPKIYALEEEVYKALDNTNLAEKSHQKYLETLQKL; encoded by the coding sequence GTGACAAAAGCTAAACAGAACATGAGTGCGGGTGATAGTGGTTTAACCTGCGGTAATGTTGCAGAATTTTATGCAAAGCTCTGTCAGTGCAAAACAAAACCCTTAAAAAAAGCAGAAGCTTCCAATCTTAAAAAGCAATTAGAAGCCATCAAAACTAGTTACAATGACTATGGTGTATATTGTAAAGATTTCGGAAAAATAACAGATTATGTACCAGATTGTCTTGTACAATCAAATCAACAAGGATCAGGTGATGATGACCTTTTAAAAGCCTTAACAAGTCTTGCAGATAATGGAAATGCATCTTCTGCAGTTTCAGGAAGTGCAGATTGTAATTTTGCCGCTAGAGATAAGTTTGGTAGTACTTCGTTTTCAAATTCAGGAGCAGAACATGCAGCCAATCAATATGAAGGCTATCGGTGTCATTGCATAAACGGAACGGCTCAAAAACAATTTGATGGTTCAGCATTTTCGGTTAAACAACTTAAAAATTTACGTCAGAATTATTATAACGTCAAAGGACCGAGTGATCCAGGCTTGAGTCCTTTACCATCAAAATGCGCAGACAGTCCGCGAGGTGGTTCATCTAGCGGAAAAGTTGGTCCAAAACCTATTGCTAGACAAAACATAGGTGAAATAGTTACTGGTAATCAATTAAGCCGTGATCTTACAGATTTTATGGGATCATTGGCTAGTGAAAGTTCAAACCCCGGTATTAAGGCACTAGCCGAAGAAATGCAACAAAATAGTGCTACAATTGATCAAATAAGAGCAGATGCTTCCATATTTGGCCCAATGGATGAAACAACGGATCAAATGCTAAATATGGGAGAAAATGTTATGCAAGCCATTGCCATTGGAAAAGCTATTTTTGGAGTTAATAAAAGTAAAAAACCTGAATTAACTGCTGCTCAAAAACAGTTACGGTCTTCAATGGGTAGTTTGAGTCGTAAAATACGTATGATTTATGATGAAGTAACAGCTATTCCATACTATTATGAGGCTAATCAAGAAACATTACAAGAATTAAACAAACTAGAACAACGGTTGCTTGAATATGAATATGCAACTGCTTCAGCAAGATTGATATACTTAGAATATATTGTATTTGACGGGTTTCCAACACAAACTGAAATGGCAACGATAAAATCTACAATAAATACGATGCCTATAGAGCAAGTTTTGAAACGAATTGAAACCATTCAAAACCAGTACAATACAGACGATATGCCTCATATGGCTAATGCTTCAGAAGGGTTGGCAGGAACTTTTGACAAAATAAATATGTATAAAGCAAGGTGTTATGCTGCACTTGGTATGAAAGATAAAGCTGAACAAATTAGAAAAAACCTAACCTATAATGTTGCAATTAATGATGCTATTAAATTAACGCAAGAATCATTTAAAAATAAAGATTATTATTCTACTGCTCAATATGCTTCGCTAGTTCAAGATCATTTTCAGAATGAAACCGTTGTAAGAACCATATATCCAGACTTGATAAGTCTTACATACAATTTTGATGGGATACGAAGATTTGAAATAGGTTATTTAGCTGCATTGGGTGTAATTGCTAATATAAAGACCAATCAAATAACTCAAGCAGATCAAGCATTAAAAGGCTTGAAGAGAATGCACACTACTTTTGAAGAAACCTATGAATATTATAGAGATGAGGTGAGTAAACGAAAAAAAATGAATTTATCAGATGAAGAGTTTCGCCTAGAAGTATTAAGAAGTAAAGCTATGCTGAATGTAGCTAATGCACACTTGGCAGCTAAAAAAGGAAATCCTCAAGAAGCTCTATCTTTAATAATAGAGGCCAAAAAGCTATATGATGAGGCTCCCGAATTGGCAATTCAAAAGTTTGATGCTTGGTTTTTATACCAAAAGCTAGAAATCTTAATGACACTTCAAAAGTTTGAAGAAGCCAAAGATGTCATTAGAGATTTAAAACAAAATCATGCTATCAATGCAATTGCAGGTGTCACTAATTATGATAGTAATAATCTAGGCTATTTCAATGCATATATTCGGTTTAAAAAAGAAGATTATAAGGGTGCTTTATTTGCTTTAAAAATTTTGAAAAAGCAACAGCCCACTAATCCTAAAATTTATGCACTTGAAGAAGAAGTATACAAAGCTCTAGATAATACGAACCTGGCTGAGAAAAGCCATCAAAAATATTTGGAAACACTTCAAAAACTTTAA
- a CDS encoding YtxH domain-containing protein, with translation MKNSQKKGIAAALVGIGAGALAWWQYKRMSPEQKKNLKSKVSNAGDRIKDTAKDVESSISEKYNELKGTAKEKVEQAKS, from the coding sequence ATGAAAAATTCACAAAAAAAAGGAATAGCAGCAGCATTAGTAGGAATTGGTGCAGGCGCATTGGCGTGGTGGCAATATAAACGTATGTCACCCGAGCAGAAAAAAAATTTAAAGTCTAAAGTTAGCAACGCAGGAGACCGAATTAAAGATACGGCTAAAGATGTAGAATCATCTATTTCTGAAAAGTACAACGAACTTAAAGGGACTGCAAAAGAAAAAGTTGAGCAAGCAAAAAGCTAA
- a CDS encoding RNA polymerase sigma factor: MQEQAFTTIIKDNEGILYKVTRLFTQTEADQQDLYQEIVINLWKGFGSFRGDAKVSTWMYRIALNTAVLYSKKEKRKGQKVSLDGITLVNEVYDPILEQQLKLVYKHIRELNDVEKGIIFLFLEGKKYETIASITGLSTSNVGTRMARIKEKLKNKITKK; this comes from the coding sequence ATGCAAGAACAAGCGTTTACAACCATCATAAAAGATAATGAAGGAATTCTTTATAAAGTTACCCGCTTGTTTACACAAACCGAAGCTGATCAACAGGATTTGTATCAAGAAATTGTCATCAATTTGTGGAAAGGGTTTGGCAGTTTTAGAGGAGATGCAAAAGTAAGTACTTGGATGTATCGCATTGCTTTAAATACGGCTGTTTTATATTCAAAAAAAGAAAAACGAAAAGGGCAAAAGGTGTCGCTAGATGGTATAACCTTAGTTAATGAGGTTTATGATCCTATACTCGAACAGCAATTAAAACTTGTTTACAAACACATACGAGAGCTCAATGATGTTGAAAAGGGGATAATTTTTCTTTTTCTGGAAGGAAAAAAGTATGAAACCATTGCTTCAATCACCGGGCTTAGCACAAGTAATGTAGGCACTCGAATGGCACGTATTAAAGAAAAACTTAAAAATAAGATCACAAAAAAGTAA